In a single window of the Harpia harpyja isolate bHarHar1 chromosome 3, bHarHar1 primary haplotype, whole genome shotgun sequence genome:
- the LOC128139682 gene encoding galectin-related protein A-like isoform X2, whose protein sequence is MKLTVIGMVHSNPKSFSVTLLCDPVDANKDVGLLFTVNFSDKSITRNARIAGKWGREEKTIPYFPFTAGDTFKMELLCEHQQIRVLLDGRQLCDFTHRIQPLNLVKALQISGDIKLTKVA, encoded by the exons ATGAAACTCACGGTCATAGGAATGGTACACTCCAACCCCAAGAG cttttcagtgaCTCTGCTCTGTGATCCAGTGGATGCAAACAAAGATGTTGGGCTGTTATTTACAGTTAACTTTAGTGACAAATCCATCACCCGAAATGCACGAATTGCTGGGAaatggggaagagaagagaagactaTTCCCTACTTCCCATTTACAGCAGGCGACACATTTAAG ATGGAGCTCTTATGTGAACACCAGCAAATACGAGTCTTGCTTGATGGACGGCAGCTCTGTGACTTCACTCACCGCATTCAGCCCCTGAACTTGGTGAAAGCTTTGCAGATCTCAGGGGACATCAAGCTTACCAAAGTGGCTTGA
- the LOC128139682 gene encoding galectin-related protein A-like isoform X1, translating to MTEERCPKVEQYVGEIKGGLRPAMKLTVIGMVHSNPKSFSVTLLCDPVDANKDVGLLFTVNFSDKSITRNARIAGKWGREEKTIPYFPFTAGDTFKMELLCEHQQIRVLLDGRQLCDFTHRIQPLNLVKALQISGDIKLTKVA from the exons ATGACAGAGGAGAGGTGTCCCAAA GTGGAGCAGTATGTTGGTGAAATTAAAGGTGGCCTGAGACCAGCCATGAAACTCACGGTCATAGGAATGGTACACTCCAACCCCAAGAG cttttcagtgaCTCTGCTCTGTGATCCAGTGGATGCAAACAAAGATGTTGGGCTGTTATTTACAGTTAACTTTAGTGACAAATCCATCACCCGAAATGCACGAATTGCTGGGAaatggggaagagaagagaagactaTTCCCTACTTCCCATTTACAGCAGGCGACACATTTAAG ATGGAGCTCTTATGTGAACACCAGCAAATACGAGTCTTGCTTGATGGACGGCAGCTCTGTGACTTCACTCACCGCATTCAGCCCCTGAACTTGGTGAAAGCTTTGCAGATCTCAGGGGACATCAAGCTTACCAAAGTGGCTTGA